A single region of the Bacteroides luhongzhouii genome encodes:
- a CDS encoding Sb-PDE family phosphodiesterase yields MSKKLLCIMCCLFTTFTTFSQNKEESLSTPELFDFVLLKCDLSSPVESKDAIDGAFKKGLNGIFINNKELASYATNKGMVAVSKYTMSKCQTILDNIKDKNKTTLVFARERSDGYLRNALLDHCFVELLNDTISGEERWLKKLISSSLDIRTRLINNNTRMVVDITNKSSIPYHIHITQCDNLKPEQNEMTLSPMSQTTLFLNGDDIKSPQYTLCASIENAFNTEKKPLKYAFRLRGMNYMVGTESQNIYNIIPAPRSLEKKQGKFIFTKETRIILKDKNAEAPLRFLTDRLTRIAQLSLKIQNNTKNLSGNYLIFNRANDPTLGNEGYKINISPEQIQVLADKEAGFFYAIQSLLQLLPPEIYSNTTAYTNEWSIPAANITDIPQFEYRGLHLDVGRHLYPISFIKKYIDLMSMQKMNRFHWHLTEDQGWRIEIKKHPKLTETGSVRKETIINRYSATIPGKYDGTPYGGFYTQEEIKEIVAYAKERYITIIPEVDLPGHMLAALATYPELGCTGGPYEVGTRWGIYDDVLCAGNENIYPFIEDVLLEVFKLFPGEYVHIGGDECPKTRWKSCPKCQSKIKELKLKDEHELQSYVIRRVEKFLNKNGKKLIGWDEILEGGIAPNAALMSWRGVAGGITAAKSGHPVIMTPNTYVYLDHYQASMDISPLANGRICALEWTYGYNPIPKELTEQEAKHIKGVQANVWTEYIKTPEQVEYMAYPRANAVAEIGWSSPEHKNWEDYLDRLQYQFKRWQFYGLNCATHYKSK; encoded by the coding sequence ATGAGCAAGAAACTATTATGTATAATGTGTTGCCTTTTCACCACATTTACTACATTTTCACAAAACAAAGAAGAAAGTTTATCTACTCCGGAATTATTTGACTTCGTATTGTTAAAATGCGATTTGAGTTCTCCCGTCGAAAGCAAAGATGCAATAGACGGAGCCTTCAAGAAAGGATTAAACGGTATTTTCATCAACAACAAAGAACTGGCGAGCTATGCAACAAACAAAGGAATGGTAGCTGTCAGCAAATATACGATGTCAAAATGTCAAACAATATTAGATAATATAAAAGATAAAAACAAAACAACTCTAGTGTTTGCACGTGAAAGAAGTGACGGATACCTCCGCAATGCTTTGTTAGATCACTGCTTTGTAGAACTATTGAACGATACAATTTCCGGTGAAGAAAGATGGCTAAAGAAGTTAATAAGCTCCTCTTTGGATATACGCACCCGTCTTATCAATAATAATACCCGCATGGTAGTTGACATCACCAACAAAAGCAGTATCCCTTATCACATTCATATAACTCAATGCGATAATTTAAAACCGGAACAAAATGAAATGACTCTGTCTCCAATGAGCCAAACTACTTTGTTTTTGAATGGTGACGATATCAAATCTCCTCAATACACATTGTGTGCAAGCATCGAAAATGCGTTCAATACAGAGAAAAAACCACTGAAGTATGCTTTCCGCCTTCGTGGTATGAATTATATGGTAGGAACAGAATCTCAAAACATATATAACATCATCCCTGCCCCACGCTCTCTCGAAAAGAAGCAAGGCAAATTCATCTTTACTAAAGAAACCCGCATTATACTAAAAGATAAAAATGCCGAAGCGCCTTTACGATTCCTGACGGACAGATTGACACGGATAGCACAATTGTCTCTAAAGATACAGAATAACACAAAAAATCTATCCGGTAACTATTTGATTTTCAACCGTGCCAACGATCCTACTTTAGGAAATGAAGGCTATAAAATCAATATTTCTCCCGAACAGATACAGGTGCTGGCAGACAAAGAAGCCGGATTCTTCTATGCCATACAGTCTTTATTGCAACTGCTGCCACCGGAAATCTATTCCAACACAACAGCATACACAAACGAATGGAGTATCCCCGCAGCGAACATTACAGATATACCACAATTTGAATACCGGGGATTACACTTAGACGTAGGCCGACATTTATATCCTATTTCTTTTATCAAAAAATACATTGATTTAATGTCTATGCAGAAAATGAACCGCTTTCATTGGCATCTGACAGAAGATCAAGGATGGAGGATAGAAATCAAGAAGCATCCGAAGCTGACCGAAACCGGTTCCGTGCGCAAAGAAACAATCATCAACCGATATTCTGCCACAATTCCGGGAAAATACGACGGGACGCCCTATGGAGGATTTTATACACAAGAAGAAATCAAAGAGATAGTGGCGTATGCCAAAGAACGTTATATTACCATCATTCCCGAAGTTGATCTCCCGGGACACATGCTCGCCGCACTGGCTACTTATCCCGAATTAGGATGTACGGGAGGACCTTATGAGGTAGGTACAAGATGGGGAATCTACGACGATGTACTTTGTGCCGGCAATGAAAACATCTATCCTTTCATTGAAGATGTTCTGCTGGAGGTATTCAAGTTATTTCCCGGAGAATATGTACATATAGGAGGAGACGAATGCCCGAAAACACGTTGGAAGTCCTGCCCGAAATGCCAATCGAAAATAAAAGAACTAAAATTGAAAGACGAACATGAACTTCAGAGCTATGTCATCAGAAGAGTTGAAAAATTCTTGAATAAGAATGGGAAAAAGCTGATTGGCTGGGATGAAATATTAGAAGGCGGAATAGCCCCTAATGCAGCGTTGATGTCATGGAGAGGTGTTGCCGGAGGAATTACCGCGGCAAAATCAGGGCATCCGGTCATCATGACTCCTAACACTTATGTATATCTTGACCACTACCAGGCAAGTATGGATATATCTCCTTTAGCAAACGGACGAATCTGCGCACTTGAATGGACATACGGATATAACCCGATTCCCAAGGAATTGACGGAGCAAGAAGCAAAACATATAAAAGGAGTACAAGCCAATGTATGGACAGAATACATAAAAACTCCAGAACAAGTGGAATACATGGCATACCCCCGTGCCAATGCTGTTGCCGAAATAGGCTGGAGTAGCCCAGAGCACAAAAATTGGGAAGACTATTTAGACAGGCTTCAATACCAATTCAAAAGATGGCAATTTTATGGCCTGAATTGCGCAACCCATTATAAGAGTAAATGA
- a CDS encoding MFS transporter: MELQGMAPEVAKKFKYWQTRTIIASMIGYALFYFVRKNLSIAMPAMQDDLGITKGDLGLFLTLHGLLYGVSKFANGFVGDRVNARYFMVTGLVLSAACNIWFGFSSAVVMFGIVWMLNGWFQGMGFPPCARLLTHWIPPTQLATKMSVWNTSHSVGAGLVVIVCGYIVSLGWRWCFWFPSIIALVGAAGLWFALRDTPRSVGLPELNSKTGVEEKEDTSAEFKQFVRKNVFGNPAIWILAIANFFVYIVRYAVLDWGPTLLGEWKGVSIHHAGWMVAAFEISGIVGMLVAGWATDRFFGGRGPRVCVICMALATVFVALFWGISQPPMWLATLLLGAAGFCIYGPQALVGIAAANIATKKAAATAVGFTGLFGYASTLVSGWGLGLLAQHYGWNIAVGALILIAIMGTLIFMAAWSAKANGYDND; encoded by the coding sequence ATGGAACTACAAGGAATGGCGCCCGAAGTGGCAAAGAAATTTAAATACTGGCAGACGCGGACGATAATAGCAAGTATGATAGGCTATGCTCTATTCTATTTTGTTCGTAAAAACTTGAGTATTGCAATGCCTGCCATGCAGGATGATTTGGGAATAACCAAGGGTGACTTGGGATTATTTCTGACCTTACACGGATTGCTGTACGGAGTTTCCAAGTTTGCCAACGGCTTTGTTGGCGACCGGGTGAATGCCCGCTATTTTATGGTGACAGGTTTAGTGCTCTCTGCAGCATGTAATATTTGGTTTGGGTTTAGTTCTGCTGTGGTGATGTTTGGCATCGTGTGGATGTTGAACGGATGGTTTCAGGGAATGGGATTTCCCCCTTGTGCCCGTTTATTGACGCATTGGATACCTCCTACGCAGTTGGCTACAAAGATGTCGGTGTGGAACACCTCACATTCTGTAGGCGCAGGTTTAGTGGTGATTGTTTGTGGATATATTGTCAGTCTCGGATGGCGCTGGTGTTTCTGGTTCCCTTCTATTATAGCCTTGGTTGGTGCGGCCGGTCTGTGGTTTGCTTTGCGCGATACGCCTCGCTCGGTAGGTCTCCCGGAACTGAACTCAAAAACGGGTGTAGAAGAAAAAGAAGATACTTCTGCCGAATTTAAGCAATTTGTGCGTAAGAATGTCTTTGGAAATCCGGCGATTTGGATACTGGCTATTGCCAACTTTTTTGTGTATATCGTGCGCTATGCTGTACTTGACTGGGGACCGACTCTTTTGGGAGAGTGGAAGGGAGTTTCTATTCATCATGCAGGTTGGATGGTGGCAGCCTTTGAAATATCCGGAATTGTAGGTATGCTGGTAGCCGGTTGGGCAACCGATCGTTTCTTTGGCGGACGTGGTCCACGCGTTTGTGTGATTTGCATGGCACTGGCTACGGTGTTTGTTGCTTTATTCTGGGGAATATCCCAACCTCCCATGTGGCTTGCTACGCTTTTATTGGGAGCGGCAGGATTCTGTATTTATGGTCCGCAAGCTTTGGTAGGTATTGCTGCGGCTAATATAGCCACAAAGAAAGCAGCCGCTACGGCAGTCGGATTCACGGGATTGTTCGGATATGCCAGTACGTTGGTCTCCGGTTGGGGATTAGGATTGTTGGCTCAACATTATGGTTGGAATATTGCAGTGGGTGCATTAATCCTGATTGCTATAATGGGAACTTTGATATTTATGGCCGCATGGTCGGCAAAAGCAAATGGGTATGATAATGATTAA
- a CDS encoding HAD-IIA family hydrolase, with protein sequence MIMINEVEHKLNAELMDRIRRIKHIALDMDGTIYNGNTLFPFTIAFLDKMKELGIGYSFLTNNPSKSTNDYLRHLSGMGIKAVKDEFYTSAQATIDYIRVYHPECKRLFLLGTPSMIKEFEEAGFESTDDNADDEPDAVVVSFDMSLVYSRLCRAAWWINQKKLYIATNPDRVCPTDKPLVLVDCGSICSSLEYATGREPDVVIGKPDPRMLNGIMERHNLQPDQVAMVGDRIYTDILMAQKANALGVLVLSGETTYETAIAVHPNPDLILRDLAAFQQMILLAHEID encoded by the coding sequence ATGATAATGATTAATGAGGTAGAACATAAATTGAATGCGGAACTTATGGATCGTATTCGTCGGATCAAGCATATTGCTTTGGATATGGACGGAACGATTTATAACGGAAACACGTTATTTCCTTTTACGATTGCTTTCCTGGATAAAATGAAAGAATTGGGAATTGGTTATTCGTTTCTGACGAATAATCCTTCCAAAAGCACGAATGATTATCTTCGACACCTATCCGGCATGGGGATTAAAGCAGTGAAAGATGAATTTTATACATCGGCTCAAGCGACCATAGATTATATACGTGTATATCATCCGGAGTGTAAACGGCTTTTCTTGTTGGGCACTCCCAGCATGATAAAAGAATTTGAGGAAGCCGGATTCGAGTCTACTGATGACAATGCTGATGATGAACCGGATGCAGTGGTTGTCAGTTTTGATATGTCGCTTGTTTACTCGCGCTTATGTCGTGCTGCGTGGTGGATTAATCAGAAGAAGCTCTATATTGCTACTAATCCGGATCGTGTGTGTCCTACGGATAAACCTTTAGTGTTAGTGGATTGTGGCTCTATTTGTTCCAGTTTGGAGTATGCTACGGGGCGGGAACCGGATGTTGTGATTGGAAAACCCGATCCGCGAATGTTGAACGGAATAATGGAACGGCATAACTTGCAGCCTGATCAGGTAGCTATGGTGGGTGATCGTATTTATACCGACATATTAATGGCGCAGAAAGCAAATGCTTTGGGAGTGCTGGTACTTTCCGGCGAAACAACGTATGAGACAGCTATTGCTGTTCATCCTAATCCGGACTTGATTTTACGTGATCTGGCAGCATTCCAGCAAATGATTTTGTTGGCTCATGAAATAGATTAG
- a CDS encoding SGNH/GDSL hydrolase family protein → MIQKKLIVSVFFLVCCVVTVMGQSLKYYNADDFPLIGKMSDDTEGRYARLPLSCKGKSEKWVWILGQDTPGLAVRFATNSTTIAAKWRVKRNNNMLHMAMVGVKGLDLYVLKSGKWRYVRCARPKGKENEGIIISDMKSEMNEYMLYLPLYDGIETLEIGIEEKAVVRQPQVESPVTERPVICYGTSITQGGCATRPGMAYTNILSRMLNREVVNLGFSGYGHLEYEIAELMTHRNPSVIVMDFIPNVSASMLNERIERFMSIIEDKIPGVQILFIEHVPFPLAEFNLKKGEWVEESNEALRKAFRELEKKGYQNLHYLKSEHLLGEDGESTVDGEHFTDLGFDRFAKGIYPVVKKLIRHAER, encoded by the coding sequence ATGATTCAAAAGAAACTAATTGTAAGTGTGTTTTTTCTCGTTTGCTGCGTTGTTACTGTAATGGGACAGAGTTTGAAATATTATAATGCAGATGATTTTCCGCTTATAGGTAAGATGTCTGACGATACGGAAGGGCGTTATGCCCGTTTACCTCTTTCCTGTAAGGGGAAAAGTGAAAAGTGGGTATGGATATTGGGACAGGATACGCCCGGACTGGCTGTACGCTTTGCGACCAATTCAACAACGATTGCTGCCAAATGGAGGGTGAAAAGAAATAATAATATGTTGCATATGGCCATGGTGGGTGTAAAAGGACTTGATCTTTATGTATTAAAAAGTGGCAAATGGCGTTATGTGCGTTGTGCTCGTCCAAAAGGTAAAGAGAATGAGGGAATAATCATTTCTGATATGAAAAGTGAAATGAATGAATATATGCTTTACCTGCCTCTTTATGATGGTATTGAAACACTTGAAATAGGAATAGAAGAAAAGGCTGTGGTTCGCCAACCCCAAGTGGAATCGCCCGTGACAGAACGCCCTGTTATCTGTTATGGAACAAGTATTACTCAAGGCGGTTGTGCAACGCGTCCGGGGATGGCGTATACAAACATCCTTTCTCGTATGTTAAACAGGGAAGTTGTGAATTTGGGTTTTAGCGGATATGGGCATTTGGAATATGAAATAGCAGAGCTGATGACACATCGAAATCCTTCAGTTATTGTGATGGATTTTATTCCCAATGTTAGTGCTTCCATGTTGAATGAGCGTATTGAACGATTTATGAGTATTATTGAAGATAAAATACCGGGAGTACAGATTTTGTTTATAGAACATGTTCCTTTTCCATTGGCAGAGTTTAATCTGAAAAAAGGGGAGTGGGTTGAAGAAAGTAATGAGGCATTACGAAAAGCATTTCGGGAGTTGGAGAAGAAAGGTTATCAGAATCTTCACTATTTAAAATCGGAACATTTATTGGGCGAGGATGGAGAGAGTACGGTTGATGGCGAGCATTTTACAGATTTAGGATTTGATAGGTTTGCAAAAGGAATTTATCCGGTGGTGAAAAAGCTTATAAGGCATGCGGAAAGATAA